From Lolium perenne isolate Kyuss_39 chromosome 5, Kyuss_2.0, whole genome shotgun sequence, a single genomic window includes:
- the LOC127299613 gene encoding uncharacterized protein, which produces MPSLQEAAAAMEHATMEAGGKQGAMSATLLSLLGMTTSEKGSAAADDKLEWLRSQLIGKDVEFDTPFGRRALTYADQTASGRSLRYIEDYLVKEVLPFYGNTHTEDSHVGSKTTRLVHKAARYIKRCMGAGAGDALLFCGAGTTAAIKRLQEVIGVALPSVEMRDRLSAQLRNEERWVVFVGPYEHHSNLLSWRRSLAEVVEIGLDADGLVDVAALRRALGSPEYADRPMLGSFSACSNVTGIMTDTREIARVLHQRGAFACFDFAASGPYVKIDMKSGELDGYDAVFLSPHKFVGGPGTPGILLMNKSLYKLTSQPPSTCGGGTVAYVNGFNEDDTLYYDDIEEREDAGTPPIVQKIRASLAFWVKEHVGYDTMGLRERVYSEMAMNRLAKNPNVRVLGNTRVDRLPIFSFLVYPAVVKQSLFNGFDEASSDEIVTENMRSSKQLPLHGRFVTRLLNDLFGIQARGGCACAGPYGHLLLDVDKELSLSLRSAILEGYSGLKPGWTRLSFSYYLSKEEFKFILSAVEFIAAYGHRFLPLYKFDWITGNWTFRKQAIKYHIMREELSLGAEPLKRPNHKTNPHVADKLEKPQAGNHKFQSYLESANKIALSLPDVNQQTLSIPKGVHPELVLFHI; this is translated from the exons ATGCCATCGCTGCAAGAAGCTGCCGCGGCCATGGAGCATGCGACCATGGAGGCCGGCGGCAAGCAGGGCGCCATGAGCGCCACCCTGCTGAGCCTTCTCGGAATGACGACGTCGGAGAAGGGCTCGGCGGCAGCGGACGACAAGCTGGAGTGGCTCCGGTCGCAGCTGATCGGCAAGGACGTGGAGTTCGACACGCCGTTCGGACGGCGCGCCCTTACGTACGCCGACCAGACGGCATCCGGCCGGAGCCTGCGCTACATCGAGGACTACCTCGTGAAGGAGGTCCTGCCCTTCTACGGCAACACGCACACCGAGGACAGCCACGTCGGGAGCAAGACGACGCGCCTGGTGCACAAGGCCGCGCGCTACATCAAGCGCTGCatgggcgccggcgccggcgacgcgcTGCTCTTCTGCGGCGCCGGCACCACGGCCGCGATCAAGCGCCTGCAGGAGGTCATCGGCGTCGCGCTGCCGTCCGTCGAGATGCGCGACCGGCTCTCGGCGCAGCTGCGCAACGAGGAGCGGTGGGTGGTCTTCGTGGGGCCCTACGAGCACCACTCCAACCTGCTATCCTGGCGGCGTAGCCTGGCGGAGGTGGTGGAGATCGGCCTCGACGCGGACGGGTTGGTCGACGTCGCCGCGCTCCGCCGCGCGCTCGGGTCGCCGGAGTACGCCGACCGGCCGATGCTGGGCTCCTTCTCGGCGTGCAGCAACGTGACCGGCATCATGACGGACACGCGGGAGATCGCCCGCGTCCTCCACCAGCGCGGCGCCTTCGCCTGCTTCGACTTCGCTGCCAG TGGGCCCTATGTGAAGATTGACATGAAATCTGGTGAATTAGACGGATACGACGCTGTTTTCCTGAGCCCGCACAAATTTGTTGGTGGCCCGGGCACGCCGGGCATCCTTCTGATGAACAAATCACTGTACAAACTCACCTCTCAGCCGCCGTCCACGTGCGGCGGAGGCACTGTAGCATATGTCAACGGCTTCAACGAGGAT GATACGTTGTACTACGACGACATTGAGGAGAGGGAGGACGCGGGCACGCCGCCAATCGTCCAAAAGATCCGTGCATCACTCGCCTTTTGGGTGAAGGAACATGTTGGCTATGACACGATGGGCCTCCGCGAGCGAGTGTACTCAGAGATGGCCATGAACAGGCTTGCCAAGAATCCAAATGTCAGGGTGCTAGGCAACACAAGGGTGGACCGTCTACCAATCTTCTCGTTCCTCGTCTACCCTGCGGTAGTGAAACAATCACTATTTAACGGGTTTGATGAGGCTAGTTCTGACGAAATAGTCACAGAAAATATGAGATCATCCAAGCAACTTCCCCTTCATGGCCGTTTTGTCACTAGGCTTCTGAACGATCTTTTTGGCATCCAAGCTAGGGGTGGTTGTGCCTGTGCAGGCCCCTATGGTCACCTCTTGCTCGACGTCGACAAGGAGCTCTCTCTTAGCCTCCGGTCTGCTATCCTTGAG GGTTACAGTGGACTGAAGCCAGGATGGACAAGGCTGAGCTTTTCTTACTACCTATCCAAGGAGGAGTTCAAGTTCATCCTTTCCGCTGTTGAGTTCATAGCGGCATACGGCCACCGCTTCCTCCCGTTGTACAAGTTCGACTGGATCACCGGCAACTGGACCTTCCGCAAGCAGGCAATCAAGTACCACATCATGAGGGAGGAGCTATCCCTTGGCGCAGAGCCATTGAAGCGCCCGAATCACAAGACAAATCCTCATGTTGCAGATAAACTTGAGAAGCCTCAGGCCGGTAATCACAAGTTTCAGAGCTACCTGGAAAGTGCAAATAAAATTGCACTTTCCTTGCCCGATGTCAATCAGCAGACTCTGAGCATCCCCAAAGGAGTTCACCCTGAATTGGTTCTTTTCCACATATAA